TAGCTGTCTGTCGCACATTCCCCACGTGCACCGTCACCTGAAACCCCTTCCGAAAAGTTGTGGCATGGAATAACAGCACGATCTCGGCTTCAAACACTGAGCAGATGGTGGGGTTCATTTCTGGGCTCACCATCACCATGCCCTGCAGAAAAACCCAAGGCTCAGACCAGTCAGGGCCAGTCCCCTTGCTTCTGAACAGCCCCCAAAACCACAAATTTACCTCCACTCTGTGACTTGGGCTTACATCCTGTTCTCAGCCTTGTACTCACTGTAATTTGTAACCTGGCCATTTCCTCCCCTTCCAGCAAGTTTCCTGCAAACATTTGTACTTCATTCCCACCCTAGCAATGGGGGAAGCCTAGGGAagtctccagccctgctcagtgcaggagtAGGACTAACCTTGCGCAGCAGGGAGCGGTCGAAGGGTCCGAGGGCCAGCGTGGCTGCCTGCCCGGCGCGCAGCACGCGGCAGGCAGAGCGGTTCCGCTGGATGCTGCACACCTTCAGCCGAAGGAACTTCCCATCGTCAGTGGGACCAACCACCAAGTTCTCCCCTTCTCGGCAGATCCCACTGCCCAGGTAGAAGAGCAGGACACAGTTAATCAGGAGACAAAGACATTTCACCCTCCAAGATCAACCTGAACGAATTCCCCAGGGCCAAGTCTTTGCACTCTTACTCTGGACCAACCAACAGGGAGACAAAGCTGCTGAGAATCAGGATTTCTTACAGCAGCAGTGTGATTCTTAAAAATCCCAGGTACAGACAGGGACCACTGCACCCCAGTGCTCTGTCACACTGCTTTCTTTCTGTGGAGAGACCTCAGATGACACTCCTTCAGTGTGGGCGTGCTGATGGCCAGACTGCTCTGATTGCTCCCAAACATGGAGGGAGAGCTGCCTTTTCATGAGGTAGTGTGCAGTTAACCCCTGCTGGAATCAGAGGATCTACCTTTTACATTTCCTCCCCCCACCTgaggaaggaagaaagcaaCTCCTTGGGATCATGCCTAACCTCTGCCAACTAGATTCCAGCATGCCTTCTTTCAGTGTGCTTCAGGACACATTCCTAATCCAGCAACTTTAGAGCAGACTGTTTGCTTGCCACCACATGACCAATGGTCTGCTCATGTCACTTCCCAACACCCTGTAGGGCTCCACTCTCACTTGAGTCAGTGGCAGCAGTCAGGACTGAGCCTCACACAGCTTCCACTTCTGCAGCAGGTGACTCTAACCTTGTCACTTGTAACTCCAGCAACCATTCACATCCACACATATCTGCCTAGGCTCACTTACCTTGACAGAGTTCCTCCCACAACAGTCCCCACCTCTGGCACTGTATAAATTTCATCAACCTGCAGCAAGGCAACAAGAATAAGCTCTTCAGACAGACAGCTATGAAATACCACTCCAAAATGAGGACAAAGAGCCTGCCCCTTGGGTGAAAGGAGGTGATCTCTCTGCTGGTCATCAGACACTGTCTCAGAGCTTCACCAGCTCCCACTTACCCTCCAAGTAGAGGAACAAAGCTCTTCCTTTTAAATAGCAACCAGAGAAATGATTGTATCCTGAGACAGACATCTCATGGTTACAACAGATTCAGCCCATCAGGCTTTTATCAAGGACCAAGTCCTTTTTTTAACGTCTCTCAATAGTCCAGGAGTTCACCACATCTCTACCTCTGGTATCCAAATTCCCCAAACGTCTCTCCCATGGCACAGCAATGAGTTCAGCATCAGAGCATGAAACAAACAACCCTTACCCACCTGAAATTCTGTATGTTGCTGCATTAATTCTTCCTGCTCTTTACTGTTGGTCAGTGGAGGGAGGATGTTGAGGAAGACTTTCAAGAGATCCAGGTTCTCTCCAGAAACACTGGACAGTGTGAAGATTGGGGTGATGCTGTCAGACACAAGTAGACAGAAATAAGCAGAAGGCCACAGCACAGTTCCAGAAAGTTTCTGGGATTCTGAATCTACTGAGACCCACAGGAAGATGGATACTGTACCAGAAAGTGGCTAAAGCAGGAAGGCTAGATACGACTCCACAGTAACCCCTGCCTCAGTGTTTGGTTGAGGCACCAATCCCTTGTCAGCACACACTTTTCTCAGGAAGAAGTAACTCTAATGCAGCCTTTGCTCCCAGAGCCCAGAAAAAAGTTTGGGAGGGGAAAATGCCTTCTTAGAGAATGCAAAGGTAGGAAACCTGACAAGGAGCAGAGATGTTCAAGATGTAGTCACCTCCCCTGTGTTCACCCCTCCCCAGCTGCGCATGGCAGCCCAGCCTGAATTGCCTGCTCCCAACAGAAGAAAGGAATAGTCCCTTACTTGGGAGATTGTGCAAACTGTTGTGCTGCTGTAACTGCATCGTCATCTGAATTCACAAGCAGGGGGAGCTTGTTGCAGCCTGGCTGCTTCAGGATTCGTTCCAGCTGCTTCACAGTCCGTTCCACGGTGGCTTTTGAACACAAGTCGACTTTGCTGATGACAATGAAGAAGGGGACCTTGAGGGCCATGGCCAAGCCCAAGTGCTCTCGTGTTGTGCCCGCTGCAGGAGACAAGTGAGATGTAGGTGCAGCAGCAGTCACCACTGGAACTTATGCTGATAGCTGTGTCTCCTGGCTATCCCATGAGCCCAGTCTAGAGATTCCACTGTAACTGCTTAGTTCATCATGCATTGAAAAAGCACACTTattcttttaaacaaaactaaacatcagtccagaaaaataaaaaccaccaaGAAATTTTGTGACTGATCTGTCTGCTTCAGAAAGACGCAGCAGTTTTCATTCTTTGACTAAAATTTGCCAGAGAACAGTTACAAGAATGTCAGAGATAGATGTGGGAGAACTCCAGATGCCTTTTTACAAGACTTTGGGATCCAGCACCCCTAAGAATATTTCAAAGCTGTTATCTTTTCTGAGAAACACTGCCCCAAATCTTAAACAAATCCTGTCAGTCCAGGGTACAGTTTAATGTGGTCTACAGCCAGTAAGAGGATCCCAGATTTACTCCCCTCCCAGGCACTCATAGACACTGACTTACAAGGTATCAGTAGAAGCTTACAAATGAATAAACTTTTCTGAAAGCCATTCACAGCTGACACGGACCCATTCCCCCCATTCTCCATTCCTCTTCACAGGTTGCACTCAATCCATGCAGGCAGGGCAACACTCACCAATGCCAGTGTTGGCACTAACCACCAGCATGGCAAAATCTGGGCAGTAGCTGGTGAGGCCAAAGATGGTTGTTTTCAGATACTTGTGGTGGCCAGCCAGGTCAATGAAAGTGATCATTTTGGAAGAACTCTCACAGATCTCTTCTGCTGTCCGGGAGTCACTGTAATTTACCACCTAAGGGATAAGGAGCTTGTGAgagaggcagccccagcaggcacgTAAAGAAAACCCTTATCTATCCACTTTGATGTCAGAATTACTAAGTAGAGATCATCCACCACGGATACAAGAAACAGTGTCTGCTGCAAACATACAACCAACACTCAGGTTCAGCTTGAGGGACAGAGAAATGTGCCACCTCTCTTCCTTCCTGTCCCACTCACAGTTCTAACAGGAGGCTaatcctgctctcctccagctttCTGAGTTCAGCAACCTGCTCTCTCTTACCTCTCCTTTGCTGTTGAAGCCGAGGATCTCAAAGCTGATGCTCGATGTTCTTCCTGACTGGATTTCATGGAGATGCCGGAAGAGGTTGAGGCGTGCTCTGCCCCGCCCATTGTCCAGCTCTCCTTGCGTTAGGACACCCAACAGTGTTGACTTCCCTGAGTCCACATTCCCTAGCACAGCTACTCGAAGGTCTAGGAACTAcaggaaaaagaacaaagaaatcaTTACACTTAACCACTGGTGTGCTGAGTGCACAAGCACTACTGGGCAGTGGAGATGCAGCTCAGAGAGCTACATCAGGGACAATGTGCAGTTTAATCTTGCTCAgattctgctcctgctcccagcaaaTCACTGCCAGCAGTCGTGACACACTCTAGAGTTGAGATGTGATATATCAAGCTTTGATATCACAAAAGAGGCTATTCGTTGCAGCAGACCTCtaaattcttccttttttgcACACAGGTCTGCATCAGAACCACTGCTATAGAAgctaaataatttttcatttctgatcCAGGCAATCTCCTGGACTGACATCTGCCTCAATCACAGTCTTGGAGATAAGAAGCGTTATCATCAAGCCTCCCTCTGGCAGCCCTTTAAAGCATCTGCTATGGGCCAAGCTATGACAAAGTGCCTCCAGGGTTTGGGCTCCCATCCCAAATAGGAAGCTGCTCACACAAAGCCTCTAGGTCTCCAGCAGGAGAAAAAACCAGAGGTCCCTACCTGCTGGTTGTCAGGCACCTTTCGGACAAGCACCTCCGTTATCTTCCTTGGAACATCGCTGTCGTAATCGACCTCCCTCTCCCGCAGCACCGTAATGTCAGCCCCAACCCTGCCACAAAGACAAAAGGAAGGAGTGAGACACATTTGTGTCGCAGAcgtcttttatgaaaaatcctttctttaggatttttcctcttgaaaagctgagaggcttcaagaacaaaatgtcaGCATTGATTATATGCTGctatggaatgcaacaggtggatttttgattggcccatgtttgttgtttttgattaatggccaatcacagtcagctagctcagactctgtctgagacagaagcttttgttatcattttgtcttat
This sequence is a window from Zonotrichia albicollis isolate bZonAlb1 chromosome 3, bZonAlb1.hap1, whole genome shotgun sequence. Protein-coding genes within it:
- the GTPBP2 gene encoding GTP-binding protein 2, whose amino-acid sequence is MDSRVSELFGGCCRPAGGGASAALRGRGGAAPGGGGGSKTKKKNGRSRGGKANNPPYLPPEAEDGNIEYKLKLVNPSQYRFEHLVTQMKWRLQEGRGEAVYQIGVEDNGLLVGLSEEEMRASLKTLRRMAEKVGADITVLREREVDYDSDVPRKITEVLVRKVPDNQQFLDLRVAVLGNVDSGKSTLLGVLTQGELDNGRGRARLNLFRHLHEIQSGRTSSISFEILGFNSKGEVVNYSDSRTAEEICESSSKMITFIDLAGHHKYLKTTIFGLTSYCPDFAMLVVSANTGIAGTTREHLGLAMALKVPFFIVISKVDLCSKATVERTVKQLERILKQPGCNKLPLLVNSDDDAVTAAQQFAQSPNITPIFTLSSVSGENLDLLKVFLNILPPLTNSKEQEELMQQHTEFQVDEIYTVPEVGTVVGGTLSSGICREGENLVVGPTDDGKFLRLKVCSIQRNRSACRVLRAGQAATLALGPFDRSLLRKGMVMVSPEMNPTICSVFEAEIVLLFHATTFRKGFQVTVHVGNVRQTAIVEKIHGKDKLRTGEKAVVCFRFIKHPEYLKIGAKLLFREGVTKGIGHVTNLQAITTKENSLEESLGPGQLSF